One window of the Sphaerochaeta associata genome contains the following:
- a CDS encoding RNA-binding domain-containing protein yields the protein MNLKQIKTLLSLGENQRVEFKSSIRNLEELGRTVCGFLNSAGGYLICGVSESEGVIGIESSHDAVTKLERYLLEHISPKAFVAVQAEELDKKLVISIEVPAGSDVPYAFKDVIYIRTGELTQVAKSQTIRDIVMRHQVEPERWERRFSFADIERDLDVQEIRTTIAEAGNVRRVLFRDAKDISMVLEDFSVARYGRLTNGGDVLFSTNPAIRLPQTRIRAMCYSSDKAGDTFIDMKSFEGPLHRIFEDAYAFIIRNTSSSSKFIKGNPKRLDAPLYPEEAVREALINALAHRDYSAASGGVSIHVYPHRLEIWNSGALPEGVTEQSLLKGQISILRNPDIAHVLYLRGFMEKAGRGSVLMVQKCLDSGLPSPFWKSDPKLGVTVTFSTPEVTPEVTPEVTPEVTPEVTPEVTPEVTPEVIKLLKHLTSEMSRGDLQEVIGLRDAEHFRKSYIIPALEIKAIEMTIPEKPTSSKQKYRISSVGERILAGLANNSAR from the coding sequence ATGAATCTGAAACAGATAAAGACACTGCTTTCTCTTGGAGAAAATCAACGTGTTGAGTTCAAGTCCTCCATCCGAAATCTTGAGGAATTGGGGAGAACCGTATGTGGATTTTTGAATAGCGCTGGGGGCTATTTGATTTGCGGGGTGAGCGAGAGTGAAGGTGTCATCGGCATTGAGAGTTCTCATGACGCAGTAACCAAGCTTGAGCGGTATTTGCTTGAGCATATCTCTCCAAAGGCTTTCGTTGCGGTTCAGGCTGAGGAATTGGATAAGAAACTGGTGATTTCCATTGAGGTTCCCGCAGGGAGTGATGTCCCGTATGCCTTCAAAGATGTCATTTACATACGAACGGGTGAACTCACTCAAGTAGCAAAATCACAAACCATTCGTGATATTGTGATGCGACATCAAGTTGAACCTGAGCGTTGGGAGCGCCGCTTCTCTTTCGCTGATATAGAGAGAGATCTTGATGTACAAGAAATACGAACCACTATAGCAGAAGCAGGAAATGTGCGCAGGGTGTTGTTTCGGGATGCAAAAGATATCTCCATGGTATTGGAAGACTTCTCGGTTGCTCGATACGGACGGTTGACCAATGGTGGTGATGTTCTTTTTTCAACAAATCCGGCCATCCGATTGCCACAAACCCGAATCAGGGCTATGTGCTACAGCTCGGATAAAGCAGGTGATACATTCATTGACATGAAATCCTTCGAAGGCCCGTTGCATCGCATCTTCGAGGATGCCTATGCATTCATCATTCGTAATACTTCCAGCAGCTCCAAATTCATCAAAGGTAATCCCAAACGTCTGGATGCCCCGTTATATCCTGAAGAAGCGGTTCGCGAGGCATTGATAAACGCGTTGGCACATAGGGACTATAGTGCAGCATCCGGAGGTGTCAGCATCCATGTATATCCTCATCGACTGGAGATATGGAACTCAGGAGCACTCCCGGAAGGGGTTACCGAGCAGAGCCTGCTGAAAGGGCAAATTTCAATTCTTCGCAATCCTGATATAGCCCATGTATTGTATCTTCGGGGGTTTATGGAAAAAGCAGGGCGCGGTAGCGTGCTGATGGTACAGAAATGCCTTGACAGTGGCCTGCCTTCTCCGTTTTGGAAGTCAGATCCAAAGTTGGGAGTCACCGTAACCTTTTCTACCCCGGAAGTTACCCCGGAAGTTACCCCGGAAGTTACCCCGGAAGTTACCCCGGAAGTTACCCCGGAAGTTACCCCGGAAGTTACCCCGGAAGTTATAAAGCTATTGAAACATCTCACAAGTGAAATGAGCCGGGGGGATTTACAAGAGGTTATTGGCCTCCGGGATGCAGAGCACTTCCGAAAATCCTATATAATTCCAGCGCTCGAAATCAAAGCTATAGAAATGACAATCCCAGAGAAACCTACAAGCAGCAAACAAAAGTACCGGATCAGTTCAGTTGGTGAACGAATATTGGCAGGCTTAGCCAATAACAGCGCAAGGTAG
- a CDS encoding ABC transporter substrate-binding protein: MKKLLVCVLGSLLIGGMLFAAGGSEQKKSTPKERVVTTIPLSSYATEAWYKAMNDAFTAETGIRVDVQVTPGTNDEQVSKVNLDLLAGSRIDVIPTLGPRDLNTRLEAGFLAPLKDLALSSGTDVKSIWGKYIVYDEKGEFYSIPTKQEIYCLYYNKTMFDKAGVAYPQAPWTWDDFEKTAKMLTNAQQDQYGALMRLETPHIIIKALQEQVPLYKADGTSNFDDPAFAESLKWFKELGSAKKYQLDVKQLLAEKASWNYWATVDNMAMFIQGNWFTRLLNSPADYPRDWNYGVAAIPTTGKKGSANNFVSMAYASINKNAAHPEDALTYILWLGQNQWRFEKGIPALENMSKEDVANVFKSTADASNGSITVEDMNNALIDNGLSIINVDIVGPAAAQYNQIIKEEAERYCIDQQTLSETVQRVKQRMDEALKSL; this comes from the coding sequence ATGAAAAAGCTGCTTGTCTGTGTACTGGGATCCCTTCTTATCGGGGGCATGCTGTTTGCAGCCGGAGGTTCGGAACAAAAGAAAAGTACTCCCAAAGAACGGGTTGTCACTACGATTCCTTTGTCATCATATGCCACCGAAGCATGGTACAAGGCTATGAACGATGCGTTCACAGCCGAGACCGGTATCCGTGTAGATGTACAGGTGACCCCCGGAACCAACGATGAACAGGTCTCAAAGGTAAACCTTGACCTGCTTGCCGGCAGCAGGATCGATGTAATCCCGACTCTCGGGCCCCGCGACTTGAATACCCGATTGGAAGCCGGCTTCCTTGCTCCGTTGAAAGACCTCGCCCTCAGCTCGGGGACGGATGTCAAATCCATTTGGGGCAAATACATTGTGTACGATGAAAAGGGTGAGTTCTATTCCATCCCGACCAAACAAGAAATCTACTGCCTCTATTACAATAAGACCATGTTCGACAAGGCTGGAGTGGCTTATCCCCAGGCTCCATGGACATGGGATGACTTCGAGAAAACGGCAAAAATGCTGACAAATGCACAACAGGACCAGTACGGTGCATTGATGCGCCTCGAAACTCCTCATATCATCATCAAGGCATTGCAGGAACAGGTCCCTCTCTACAAGGCAGACGGAACCAGCAATTTCGATGACCCGGCATTCGCTGAAAGCCTCAAATGGTTCAAGGAGCTGGGAAGTGCCAAGAAGTATCAGTTGGACGTGAAGCAGCTGTTGGCTGAAAAGGCATCGTGGAACTATTGGGCGACAGTGGACAACATGGCTATGTTCATTCAAGGCAATTGGTTCACCAGATTGCTGAACAGCCCTGCAGATTATCCTCGTGATTGGAACTACGGTGTTGCAGCAATTCCTACGACAGGAAAAAAGGGAAGTGCCAACAACTTTGTATCAATGGCGTATGCAAGCATCAACAAGAATGCAGCCCACCCCGAAGATGCCCTGACATATATCCTCTGGCTCGGACAGAACCAGTGGAGATTCGAAAAGGGAATCCCTGCCCTGGAGAACATGAGCAAGGAGGACGTTGCCAATGTATTCAAGAGCACCGCAGACGCTTCGAACGGAAGCATCACTGTCGAGGACATGAACAATGCCTTGATCGACAATGGCTTGAGCATCATCAATGTCGACATCGTCGGTCCTGCTGCTGCACAATATAATCAGATCATCAAGGAAGAAGCAGAGCGGTATTGCATCGATCAGCAGACACTCTCCGAGACAGTCCAACGCGTCAAGCAGAGGATGGATGAAGCTCTCAAGAGTCTATAA
- a CDS encoding carbohydrate ABC transporter permease — protein MHRTSGRLKAEERTAWLFLSLFTLLFIIFKLYPLVYGVAISFLDRNSLKNVYSDKFVLFSNYLKVFSNKTTMQAFVRTFQFSAMYTVFTMTFSILAAILLNKEFRGRTATRTMFYMPYVTNLIAIGVVWNYILNPYKGPVNRLLLSLGIAEQNLPLWLSGNNSALPVAALIHTWVGLAFPVITLLAALQQVPRSLIEVADLEGAGPLQRLRFVILPSLKPAILFILTITIINSFKNYTVIMALTEGGPGTATQVASMQIYADAFKYFKLGIASAEGTLLALIIFIISSLIQRKTYEY, from the coding sequence ATGCATCGTACAAGTGGAAGACTGAAAGCTGAAGAACGCACTGCGTGGTTGTTTCTGTCTCTCTTTACACTGTTGTTCATCATTTTCAAGCTCTACCCGCTCGTGTATGGAGTAGCGATAAGCTTTCTTGACAGGAACTCCCTGAAGAATGTGTATTCAGACAAATTTGTATTGTTTTCTAATTATTTGAAGGTTTTTTCAAATAAGACCACCATGCAAGCCTTTGTCCGAACATTTCAGTTTTCTGCGATGTACACCGTTTTTACTATGACTTTCTCCATCCTGGCCGCAATTTTATTGAATAAGGAATTTCGTGGGCGTACGGCAACCCGGACCATGTTCTACATGCCGTACGTTACCAACTTGATCGCAATCGGTGTCGTATGGAATTACATCCTGAATCCGTACAAGGGTCCGGTCAATCGCCTGCTTCTTTCCTTGGGAATAGCTGAGCAGAACCTGCCGCTTTGGCTTAGTGGGAACAACAGCGCCTTGCCTGTGGCGGCTTTGATCCATACATGGGTCGGCTTGGCTTTCCCGGTCATTACGTTGCTTGCCGCCCTTCAGCAGGTACCGCGTTCCTTGATCGAGGTAGCCGACCTGGAAGGGGCCGGCCCGCTGCAGCGTCTCAGATTTGTGATACTGCCTTCGCTCAAACCCGCCATACTGTTCATCCTGACAATTACCATCATCAATTCGTTCAAGAACTACACGGTGATCATGGCATTGACCGAAGGAGGACCAGGGACAGCCACCCAGGTTGCATCGATGCAGATATATGCCGATGCGTTCAAATACTTCAAATTGGGAATTGCTTCTGCTGAGGGTACGTTGCTCGCTCTGATCATATTCATCATCAGTTCACTGATACAAAGGAAAACCTATGAATATTGA
- a CDS encoding DNA-processing protein DprA — protein sequence MHDTTLYWIWLSELAGLSLKKKRTLLAALGNPEQIFRASATTVDDVLHGSGSSSSVAEGAKGFSLESSWKARNLEIAETILANNEKSSIMVLDATSPYYRHIYEADEKAPLVLYYRGRLCDPSIPVVGVVGSRACTSYGRLVTKAAVSDLVGEGSIVASGLSFGIDALAHETTLACGGITYAFLPCGLHKAQPASHADLMERIADTGAVITPYAYGREALRFRFIGRNDLLASWCNTLLVIEAGMKSGSMHTARSALSKAKQVLAVPNSLLEPKSSGTNLLLSEGAHAYLNDRLVVNDSFVQTCSGEEVVAKALASRPLSTTELEAWVQIGDGPVMECLASMELAGKVSFLSDGKWHLVGGL from the coding sequence ATGCATGACACTACGCTTTATTGGATCTGGCTCAGTGAACTGGCCGGACTCTCCTTGAAAAAGAAACGAACACTCCTTGCCGCCCTCGGCAACCCCGAACAGATATTCAGAGCAAGTGCAACGACGGTTGACGATGTATTGCATGGCTCCGGCTCTTCATCGTCTGTCGCCGAGGGGGCAAAGGGTTTTTCTCTCGAATCCAGCTGGAAAGCACGAAACTTGGAAATTGCTGAAACGATACTGGCAAACAATGAGAAATCCTCCATCATGGTGCTCGATGCAACCTCGCCATACTACCGCCATATCTATGAAGCCGATGAGAAAGCTCCACTTGTTCTCTACTACCGCGGAAGGCTATGCGATCCCTCCATCCCCGTGGTTGGAGTCGTCGGTTCACGGGCCTGTACCTCTTATGGACGTCTGGTGACCAAGGCCGCGGTATCGGATCTGGTAGGTGAGGGCAGCATTGTTGCCTCGGGTCTCTCTTTCGGTATCGACGCTCTCGCGCACGAAACCACCCTTGCCTGTGGTGGTATTACGTATGCATTTCTTCCCTGCGGCCTGCACAAGGCCCAGCCGGCCTCGCATGCCGATCTGATGGAACGCATCGCCGATACCGGGGCTGTCATCACCCCCTATGCCTATGGCAGGGAGGCATTGCGCTTCCGCTTCATCGGGCGAAACGACCTGCTCGCCTCCTGGTGCAACACCCTCCTTGTTATTGAAGCAGGAATGAAGAGCGGCAGCATGCATACCGCGCGCAGTGCCCTCTCCAAGGCCAAGCAGGTTCTTGCAGTTCCCAACAGCCTGCTTGAACCCAAGAGCAGCGGTACAAACCTGCTGTTGAGTGAAGGGGCCCATGCCTACCTCAACGACCGGCTTGTAGTGAATGATTCTTTTGTTCAGACGTGCTCAGGTGAAGAGGTGGTGGCCAAAGCCCTTGCTTCACGGCCCCTTTCAACCACGGAATTGGAAGCCTGGGTGCAGATCGGTGACGGACCGGTCATGGAGTGCCTGGCATCGATGGAACTTGCCGGAAAAGTCTCGTTTCTCAGTGACGGCAAATGGCACCTGGTCGGAGGCCTCTGA
- a CDS encoding transposase codes for MPRRKRNAEPHTLQHVIQRGNNRTYIYEDNRDKKEFLSLLGTALTLYEATLLQYVLMDNHYHLLLKVGEKPLSSLVWFLNRSYTLYYNQRYHRIGTIYGGRYKSYLITEDQKLYSIVRYIVQNPVKAGLVDSPGKYRYSGHAAVLKREDGLVDRAMLLGYFSPDAKLALSRYRQCTEHENWSSQVGFATIIDRKVETEERLAFLLDRLLGEKHQTDKRTMLVAGSSSSLVRDLRTEFVQLAITDGHALKDIASFLHVSHETVRRIGKGR; via the coding sequence ATGCCCAGACGCAAGAGAAATGCAGAGCCGCATACCCTCCAGCATGTCATCCAGCGGGGTAACAACCGCACCTACATCTATGAGGACAACCGTGACAAGAAGGAGTTTCTCTCCCTCCTTGGTACTGCTCTCACCCTCTATGAAGCGACGCTGTTGCAGTACGTACTCATGGATAATCACTACCATCTACTGCTCAAGGTGGGGGAGAAACCCCTCTCTTCCCTGGTATGGTTTCTGAACCGCAGCTATACGCTGTATTACAATCAGCGATACCACCGAATTGGAACCATCTATGGCGGACGGTACAAGAGCTACCTGATCACCGAGGACCAGAAGCTCTACAGCATCGTCCGCTACATCGTGCAGAATCCGGTCAAGGCGGGTTTGGTCGACTCTCCCGGTAAGTATCGGTACAGCGGCCATGCCGCCGTTCTGAAGCGGGAAGACGGTCTTGTTGATCGAGCAATGCTCCTTGGGTATTTCTCCCCTGATGCAAAGCTGGCCTTGTCTCGGTACCGCCAGTGCACCGAGCACGAGAACTGGTCGTCCCAGGTAGGATTTGCCACCATCATTGACCGCAAGGTCGAGACTGAAGAGAGGCTGGCTTTTCTGCTGGACAGGCTGCTTGGTGAGAAGCATCAGACGGATAAGAGAACCATGCTCGTAGCAGGTTCCTCTTCCTCCCTGGTACGGGACCTTCGCACTGAGTTTGTTCAGCTTGCCATCACAGACGGCCATGCCCTTAAGGACATAGCGTCTTTTCTGCATGTCAGCCATGAGACGGTGAGGAGGATTGGGAAGGGAAGGTGA
- a CDS encoding DUF4062 domain-containing protein, whose protein sequence is MVSSTVYGIEELLDRVYTLLTSFGYEVWMSHKGTVPVFSNRTAFGNCLQAVKDCDLFLGIITPNYGSGQDPKDSSSLSITHQEILKAIELNKPRWLLAHDNVVFARSLLNNLGYKGRAGRADLRLKKNQIFTDLRISDLYEDATIDHESPETVPLDERKGNWVQKYHSNNDGSIFIGSQFFRYQEVEEFIKENFQNGEPLQKNGGAS, encoded by the coding sequence ATGGTGTCTTCGACTGTATATGGAATAGAAGAGTTGCTTGATCGCGTGTATACACTCTTAACCTCCTTTGGTTACGAGGTCTGGATGTCCCATAAAGGAACCGTTCCCGTATTTTCCAATCGAACTGCTTTTGGGAACTGTCTGCAAGCTGTGAAGGATTGTGATTTGTTTCTCGGAATCATTACACCCAATTATGGGAGTGGTCAGGATCCCAAAGACTCATCAAGTCTCTCCATCACACACCAGGAGATCCTCAAAGCAATTGAGCTTAATAAACCTCGGTGGCTGTTGGCTCACGATAATGTGGTATTTGCCCGTTCACTACTTAACAATTTGGGGTATAAAGGTAGGGCTGGACGAGCTGATTTAAGGCTGAAGAAGAATCAGATTTTTACAGATTTACGCATCAGCGACCTCTATGAAGACGCCACCATTGACCATGAATCACCTGAGACCGTTCCTTTGGATGAACGAAAAGGCAATTGGGTGCAGAAGTATCACTCCAACAATGATGGATCAATTTTTATAGGTTCCCAGTTCTTCAGGTACCAGGAGGTTGAGGAATTCATCAAGGAAAACTTCCAGAACGGAGAGCCGCTTCAGAAAAATGGAGGGGCTTCATGA
- a CDS encoding carbohydrate ABC transporter permease codes for MNIELQTKNPKQVFFTMVMWIFGLLMVYPFVSMVVIAFRPAGLAYRPLFYPTVPIADNFITVISHPNFLNWSQNTIVTVVVSIVLRLMVTLPASYAFARLKFRGSKLLLLVFMLTLVVPSETTMVPRYLYYKSLGLFDSLWVVILPELSEVFYLMLLIQFFQAIPRDLNEAACIDGASQLCILARIYVPLSGPAIATAVLFSFINIWNNFLDPYLFITSIDRQMLTPALKYFQERGGANVPVQLAGSAIAIIPIVLLFIFTQKYFVEGITNAGIKG; via the coding sequence ATGAATATTGAACTGCAAACAAAAAATCCCAAGCAGGTTTTCTTTACGATGGTGATGTGGATTTTCGGGCTGCTCATGGTCTATCCGTTTGTTTCCATGGTGGTAATAGCCTTTCGTCCTGCCGGGTTGGCCTATCGTCCGCTTTTCTACCCAACCGTTCCCATAGCGGACAACTTCATTACAGTGATTTCTCATCCCAATTTCCTGAATTGGAGTCAGAACACCATAGTCACTGTTGTCGTATCAATCGTCCTGCGTCTTATGGTCACGTTGCCTGCTTCGTATGCTTTCGCACGGCTCAAGTTCCGTGGAAGCAAGCTGCTTCTCTTGGTTTTCATGCTCACGCTCGTAGTACCAAGTGAAACTACCATGGTGCCTCGATATCTGTACTATAAATCTCTTGGATTGTTCGACTCCCTGTGGGTTGTAATCCTTCCTGAGTTGAGTGAAGTCTTCTATCTGATGTTGCTCATCCAATTCTTCCAGGCAATTCCGAGAGACCTCAATGAGGCTGCCTGCATAGACGGTGCATCACAGCTGTGCATCCTTGCAAGAATCTATGTCCCGCTTTCCGGCCCTGCCATTGCAACGGCGGTGCTCTTCTCATTCATCAATATCTGGAATAACTTCCTCGACCCATACTTATTCATCACTTCGATCGATCGCCAGATGCTGACCCCTGCCCTGAAGTACTTCCAGGAGCGTGGCGGTGCCAATGTTCCTGTACAGCTTGCTGGTTCTGCCATTGCGATCATTCCGATAGTTCTCTTGTTCATCTTCACTCAGAAATACTTTGTTGAAGGAATTACGAATGCGGGAATCAAGGGTTAG
- a CDS encoding B12-binding domain-containing radical SAM protein has product METIGDGDFSVCIVRLSPFNDIERSSPHLFLYHECRAVLPAASIDFAWFPTSRERQLHEGDHDCWITSVFTKRPLAQFDLLLISNAYALELVNLPYLLAHAGIALSASERRQAKSKTLIILGGSNSLASQSLVFSDNDALVDAIHFGEGEMLVSALVAALTTRPCAERRTALEEHAASVDGLVVFTSTRTPSRVVKAVYRSMDCYPIRCADNPPLFDSDEASTIRLQIAAGCPSFCTFCFEGWERKPYREVPFRKLVENALLLKQTTGADSVELTSFNFNTHSDIVALIVELQRYFKQVDFMSQRADVLAVMPALVDFEVAAGKRVFTVGIEGISERMRAYYHKELSRDQIMGAIEAIIQAKAKEIKLFFILSGNEDSVDGEEFRRLLISIDSLRSHHGSHTRIVCSFGLLVRMPFTPLRYERLLLDRAQWEQSLQAVQSAVQSARFEFRLAEQFDEYFISQTLVMTPYPIAPALVAMAENGYVYDCKFPKGAWQFFSSLLGRQGWLPGSFTQLKDRHARFAFDFLDTGIDSGFLYNRFIDARNHVQQSSCMPVSHEITRCSACGACSGATERQFLIGHAIKAPTKADMETVEALRKAKAAMQPLYIRFTMPLSLRTAKAATRSSYIMRTLAERLPGAATSIMQVQDVLFGSPEWQDRMIAWYGRTAIAVYPLPRADREALQKDLQEIGYTVLSREQAIGSRYAVCIEPAEGKHLTMVMMERSIEKLLDQRFLPASLLWRGNDAVFNFSEKARKKREIFEAIIRTAVDGKVFVELQGSPKLDLSPLAKATSGLPEDSITACMRFIDDSEKR; this is encoded by the coding sequence ATGGAAACCATCGGTGACGGGGATTTCTCCGTTTGCATCGTCCGCCTTTCTCCCTTCAACGATATTGAACGCTCCAGTCCCCATCTTTTCCTTTACCACGAGTGCCGTGCCGTCCTCCCGGCTGCTTCCATCGATTTCGCTTGGTTCCCCACCTCGCGTGAACGGCAACTCCACGAGGGTGATCATGACTGTTGGATCACCTCAGTCTTCACCAAGCGTCCGTTGGCACAGTTCGACCTGCTCCTCATCTCCAATGCATATGCGCTTGAGCTGGTCAATCTTCCCTACCTGCTTGCACATGCCGGTATTGCCCTGTCTGCTTCAGAGCGCCGACAGGCAAAATCCAAAACACTGATTATCTTGGGAGGATCGAATTCACTGGCATCCCAAAGCCTTGTATTCAGCGACAATGACGCCCTAGTCGACGCCATCCATTTCGGAGAGGGGGAAATGTTGGTCTCTGCATTGGTCGCAGCCCTTACGACAAGGCCGTGTGCTGAGCGTCGCACTGCACTGGAAGAACATGCTGCTTCGGTCGACGGCTTGGTGGTATTCACAAGCACCCGGACCCCCAGTCGGGTTGTAAAGGCCGTCTACCGATCGATGGACTGTTATCCAATCAGATGTGCCGACAATCCACCGTTGTTCGATTCTGATGAAGCCTCGACGATTCGGTTGCAAATCGCGGCCGGGTGCCCCTCTTTTTGCACGTTCTGCTTTGAAGGATGGGAACGCAAGCCATACCGGGAAGTGCCCTTTCGGAAGCTGGTGGAAAATGCATTGCTCCTGAAACAGACCACCGGTGCCGATTCGGTCGAGTTGACTTCGTTCAACTTCAATACCCACTCAGATATCGTCGCCTTGATTGTTGAATTACAGCGGTACTTCAAACAGGTTGATTTCATGAGCCAACGGGCGGACGTCCTGGCCGTTATGCCTGCTTTAGTCGATTTTGAGGTGGCAGCCGGTAAACGGGTGTTCACCGTCGGCATCGAGGGCATCAGCGAGCGCATGCGTGCCTACTACCACAAGGAATTGAGTCGCGACCAGATCATGGGGGCGATTGAAGCGATTATACAAGCCAAAGCGAAGGAAATTAAACTCTTTTTCATTTTGAGCGGGAACGAGGACTCCGTCGATGGTGAGGAATTCAGGCGCTTGTTGATCTCAATCGATTCCTTGCGTTCACACCATGGCAGCCATACCCGTATCGTTTGCTCATTCGGACTGTTGGTGCGCATGCCGTTCACTCCGTTGCGCTATGAACGGTTGCTGCTCGACAGGGCACAATGGGAACAGTCGTTGCAAGCCGTGCAGAGTGCAGTCCAGTCGGCACGTTTTGAATTCCGCTTGGCCGAGCAATTTGACGAGTACTTCATTTCGCAGACGCTGGTGATGACGCCTTATCCCATCGCTCCTGCTTTAGTGGCCATGGCCGAGAACGGCTATGTCTACGATTGCAAATTCCCCAAAGGAGCTTGGCAGTTCTTCTCTTCATTGTTGGGACGACAGGGCTGGCTGCCCGGCTCATTCACCCAACTCAAGGACCGGCATGCTCGATTTGCCTTCGATTTCCTCGATACCGGCATCGACAGTGGGTTTCTGTACAACCGCTTCATCGATGCCCGAAACCATGTCCAACAAAGCTCGTGCATGCCCGTCTCGCATGAGATAACGCGTTGTTCGGCTTGCGGTGCTTGCTCTGGCGCAACCGAACGGCAATTTCTTATCGGGCATGCCATCAAGGCTCCCACAAAGGCCGACATGGAAACTGTCGAAGCGTTGCGTAAGGCCAAAGCTGCAATGCAGCCGCTGTATATCCGCTTCACCATGCCGTTATCATTGCGTACAGCCAAGGCTGCAACCCGCTCTTCCTATATCATGAGGACATTGGCTGAACGCCTCCCAGGGGCAGCGACATCTATCATGCAGGTCCAGGATGTCTTGTTCGGTTCACCCGAATGGCAGGATCGGATGATCGCGTGGTATGGAAGAACCGCCATTGCAGTCTATCCATTGCCGAGGGCAGACCGGGAAGCACTGCAAAAGGACTTGCAAGAAATCGGTTACACGGTCTTGTCACGTGAGCAGGCCATCGGGTCGCGTTATGCCGTGTGCATCGAGCCGGCCGAAGGCAAACACCTCACTATGGTCATGATGGAACGCTCGATTGAGAAATTACTGGATCAACGCTTTCTGCCGGCCTCGCTGTTATGGCGAGGCAACGATGCTGTTTTCAACTTTTCTGAAAAAGCCCGAAAAAAGAGGGAAATCTTCGAGGCAATCATCCGGACGGCTGTCGACGGGAAGGTTTTCGTTGAGCTCCAAGGCAGTCCGAAATTGGACCTTTCTCCGCTGGCTAAAGCGACAAGCGGGCTTCCCGAAGACTCGATAACCGCTTGTATGCGGTTCATCGATGACTCAGAGAAACGATGA